Proteins from one Rosa chinensis cultivar Old Blush chromosome 7, RchiOBHm-V2, whole genome shotgun sequence genomic window:
- the LOC121050514 gene encoding protein NEN1-like has product MSRSGEDRFEIAFFDLETTRPGQGFALLEFGSILVCPRKLIELESYSTLIRPADLNSINSLSVRCNGITRDASSPPRASMRSPIEFSTFSMNVYGPVISGGSRIGTLDGLDLFFISE; this is encoded by the exons ATGAGTCGGAGCGGCGAGGACCGGTTCGAGATCGCGTTCTTCGACCTGGAGACGACCCGACCCGGTCAGGGCTTCGCCTTATTGGAATTCGGATCCATCCTTGTTTGCCCCAGGAAGCTGATTGAGCTCGAGAGCTACTCCACTCTAATCCGACCCGCCGACCTCAATTCCATCAACTCCTTGTCCGTCCGCTGTAACGGCATTACCCGAGACGCATCATCGCCGCCCCGGGCTTCGATGAGATCGCCGATAGAGTTTTCGACATTCTCCATG AACGTATATGGGCCGGTcatcagtggcggatccaggattggaACCTTGGACGGGCTGGATTt ATTCTTTATATCAGAGTAA
- the LOC112176445 gene encoding protein NEN3 isoform X1, with the protein MNRSAPAGHNILRFDCPLIREAFANVGRPAPEPKGTIDSLDLLTQRFGRRAGNMKMATLANYFGLGQQTHRSLDDVRMNLEVLKSCATVLFLEYSLPDILTENSWVSPNATTRSRSVGKSSPEGSSMNINISNQTGDNHPITSLRTETTQEVSNLLETVESGTNRPDLSDMGPLINEAKNELDQQDINMVETPAQEFPNSSLNASVTNNCNATMDFLQLNQVFIPYISASLVPLYRGSRRIKLLHKDVTLQLCCSPMKLRFGINMKFFDHAGRPRLNIVLDAPPKLCEVLDACDGLAQKLSLDSGSSSQWWPVVIRNESFYNYPTVRLHIETAVYGDIAIYATEIYQRDPSGTEQRLVFSKFDASELGALFTRGMFMDVFFSLDPYDYQQSAGIRNLTGCHRTTSKLRVMTAAISSSIMTQTKNS; encoded by the exons ATGAATAGATCCGCCCCTGCCGGTCATAatatattgaggtttgattGTCCCCTGATCCGGGAGGCTTTTGCAAATGTTGGTCGACCTGCACCAGAACCCAAAGGTACAATTGATTCTTTGGATTTGTTGACTCAGCGATTTGGAAGGAGAGCTGGTAACATGAAG ATGGCCACTCTTGCAAATTATTTTGGTCTTGGACAACAAACACACAG GAGTTTAGATGATGTTCGAATGAATCTTGAAGTACTCAAATCTTGTGCTACAGTTTTATTCCTG GAGTACAGCCTCCCGGACATATTAACAGAGAACAGCTGGGTTTCTCCAAATGCTACAACAAGAAGTCGAAGTGTTGGAAAGTCATCTCCTGAGGGGTCAAGCATGAACATAAATATTTCAAATCAAACAGGGGACAATCATCCAATAACATCTCTTAGGACTGAGACCACACAAGAAGTCTCTAATTTGCTTGAGACTGTCGAGTCCGGCACAAATCGACCAGATCTTTCTGACATGGGCCCACTTATCAATGAAGCGAAGAATGAGTTAGATCAGCAAGACATCAACATGGTGGAAACACCTGCACAAGAGTTTCCCAACAGTTCTCTCAATGCTTCTGTGACCAACAACTGTAATGCCACCATGGATTTTTTACAGCTCAATCAAGTTTTCATTCCTTATATCAGTGCTTCGCTTGTTCCATTGTATCGTGGGAGTCGAAGGATAAAGTTATTACACAAAGATGTCACTTTGCAGCTTTGCTGCAGTCCTATGAAATTGCGGTTTGGAATCAATATGAAGTTTTTTGATCATGCTGGCCGACCACGACTGAATATTGTCTTggatgcaccaccaaaattatGTGAAGTTCTTGATGCATGCGATGGCCTTGCACAGAAGTTGTCTTTGGACTCTGGAAGTAGCTCTCAATGGTGGCCTGTTGTGATCCGCAATGAGAGCTTCTACAACTACCCTACTGTGAGATTGCA CATAGAAACTGCAGTATACGGGGACATTGCAATCTACGCCACAGAGATATATCAAAGGGACCCCTCTGGCACCGAGCAAAGGCTAGTCTTCTCTAAATTTGATGCTTCAGAACTTGGTGCCTTGTTCACCCGAGGGATGTTTATGGATGTGTTCTTCTCTTTGGATCCATATGACTATCAGCAGAGTGCAGGCATCAG GAACTTGACCGGTTGCCACAGAACAACTTCCAAACTTCGAGTGATGACAGCAGCAATATCTTCGTCTATAATGACACAGACGAAGAATTCCTAG
- the LOC112176445 gene encoding protein NEN3 isoform X2 has protein sequence MNRSAPAGHNILRFDCPLIREAFANVGRPAPEPKGTIDSLDLLTQRFGRRAGNMKMATLANYFGLGQQTHRSLDDVRMNLEVLKSCATVLFLEYSLPDILTENSWVSPNATTRSRSVGKSSPEGSSMNINISNQTGDNHPITSLRTETTQEVSNLLETVESGTNRPDLSDMGPLINEAKNELDQQDINMVETPAQEFPNSSLNASVTNNCNATMDFLQLNQVFIPYISASLVPLYRGSRRIKLLHKDVTLQLCCSPMKLRFGINMKFFDHAGRPRLNIVLDAPPKLCEVLDACDGLAQKLSLDSGSSSQWWPVVIRNESFYNYPTVRLHIETAVYGDIAIYATEIYQRDPSGTEQRLVFSKFDASELGALFTRGMFMDVFFSLDPYDYQQSAGISNFGWLSCEGCGCSQ, from the exons ATGAATAGATCCGCCCCTGCCGGTCATAatatattgaggtttgattGTCCCCTGATCCGGGAGGCTTTTGCAAATGTTGGTCGACCTGCACCAGAACCCAAAGGTACAATTGATTCTTTGGATTTGTTGACTCAGCGATTTGGAAGGAGAGCTGGTAACATGAAG ATGGCCACTCTTGCAAATTATTTTGGTCTTGGACAACAAACACACAG GAGTTTAGATGATGTTCGAATGAATCTTGAAGTACTCAAATCTTGTGCTACAGTTTTATTCCTG GAGTACAGCCTCCCGGACATATTAACAGAGAACAGCTGGGTTTCTCCAAATGCTACAACAAGAAGTCGAAGTGTTGGAAAGTCATCTCCTGAGGGGTCAAGCATGAACATAAATATTTCAAATCAAACAGGGGACAATCATCCAATAACATCTCTTAGGACTGAGACCACACAAGAAGTCTCTAATTTGCTTGAGACTGTCGAGTCCGGCACAAATCGACCAGATCTTTCTGACATGGGCCCACTTATCAATGAAGCGAAGAATGAGTTAGATCAGCAAGACATCAACATGGTGGAAACACCTGCACAAGAGTTTCCCAACAGTTCTCTCAATGCTTCTGTGACCAACAACTGTAATGCCACCATGGATTTTTTACAGCTCAATCAAGTTTTCATTCCTTATATCAGTGCTTCGCTTGTTCCATTGTATCGTGGGAGTCGAAGGATAAAGTTATTACACAAAGATGTCACTTTGCAGCTTTGCTGCAGTCCTATGAAATTGCGGTTTGGAATCAATATGAAGTTTTTTGATCATGCTGGCCGACCACGACTGAATATTGTCTTggatgcaccaccaaaattatGTGAAGTTCTTGATGCATGCGATGGCCTTGCACAGAAGTTGTCTTTGGACTCTGGAAGTAGCTCTCAATGGTGGCCTGTTGTGATCCGCAATGAGAGCTTCTACAACTACCCTACTGTGAGATTGCA CATAGAAACTGCAGTATACGGGGACATTGCAATCTACGCCACAGAGATATATCAAAGGGACCCCTCTGGCACCGAGCAAAGGCTAGTCTTCTCTAAATTTGATGCTTCAGAACTTGGTGCCTTGTTCACCCGAGGGATGTTTATGGATGTGTTCTTCTCTTTGGATCCATATGACTATCAGCAGAGTGCAGGCATCAG TAATTTCGGTTGGCTCAGCTGTGAAGGTTGTGGATGTTCTCAATGA
- the LOC112176445 gene encoding protein NEN3 isoform X3, whose product MNRSAPAGHNILRFDCPLIREAFANVGRPAPEPKGTIDSLDLLTQRFGRRAGNMKMATLANYFGLGQQTHRSLDDVRMNLEVLKSCATVLFLEYSLPDILTENSWVSPNATTRSRSVGKSSPEGSSMNINISNQTGDNHPITSLRTETTQEVSNLLETVESGTNRPDLSDMGPLINEAKNELDQQDINMVETPAQEFPNSSLNASVTNNCNATMDFLQLNQVFIPYISASLVPLYRGSRRIKLLHKDVTLQLCCSPMKLRFGINMKFFDHAGRPRLNIVLDAPPKLCEVLDACDGLAQKLSLDSGSSSQWWPVVIRNESFYNYPTVRLHIETAVYGDIAIYATEIYQRDPSGTEQRLVFSKFDASELGALFTRGMFMDVFFSLDPYDYQQSAGIRLVAKKLIIHSN is encoded by the exons ATGAATAGATCCGCCCCTGCCGGTCATAatatattgaggtttgattGTCCCCTGATCCGGGAGGCTTTTGCAAATGTTGGTCGACCTGCACCAGAACCCAAAGGTACAATTGATTCTTTGGATTTGTTGACTCAGCGATTTGGAAGGAGAGCTGGTAACATGAAG ATGGCCACTCTTGCAAATTATTTTGGTCTTGGACAACAAACACACAG GAGTTTAGATGATGTTCGAATGAATCTTGAAGTACTCAAATCTTGTGCTACAGTTTTATTCCTG GAGTACAGCCTCCCGGACATATTAACAGAGAACAGCTGGGTTTCTCCAAATGCTACAACAAGAAGTCGAAGTGTTGGAAAGTCATCTCCTGAGGGGTCAAGCATGAACATAAATATTTCAAATCAAACAGGGGACAATCATCCAATAACATCTCTTAGGACTGAGACCACACAAGAAGTCTCTAATTTGCTTGAGACTGTCGAGTCCGGCACAAATCGACCAGATCTTTCTGACATGGGCCCACTTATCAATGAAGCGAAGAATGAGTTAGATCAGCAAGACATCAACATGGTGGAAACACCTGCACAAGAGTTTCCCAACAGTTCTCTCAATGCTTCTGTGACCAACAACTGTAATGCCACCATGGATTTTTTACAGCTCAATCAAGTTTTCATTCCTTATATCAGTGCTTCGCTTGTTCCATTGTATCGTGGGAGTCGAAGGATAAAGTTATTACACAAAGATGTCACTTTGCAGCTTTGCTGCAGTCCTATGAAATTGCGGTTTGGAATCAATATGAAGTTTTTTGATCATGCTGGCCGACCACGACTGAATATTGTCTTggatgcaccaccaaaattatGTGAAGTTCTTGATGCATGCGATGGCCTTGCACAGAAGTTGTCTTTGGACTCTGGAAGTAGCTCTCAATGGTGGCCTGTTGTGATCCGCAATGAGAGCTTCTACAACTACCCTACTGTGAGATTGCA CATAGAAACTGCAGTATACGGGGACATTGCAATCTACGCCACAGAGATATATCAAAGGGACCCCTCTGGCACCGAGCAAAGGCTAGTCTTCTCTAAATTTGATGCTTCAGAACTTGGTGCCTTGTTCACCCGAGGGATGTTTATGGATGTGTTCTTCTCTTTGGATCCATATGACTATCAGCAGAGTGCAGGCATCAGGTTGGTGGCAAAGAAACTGATTATTCATTCCAATTGA
- the LOC112176444 gene encoding protein NEN1 → MSRSGEDRFEIAFFDVETTVPTRPGQGFALLEFGSILVCPRKLIELESYSTLIRPADLNSINSLSVRCNGITRDAVIAAPGFDKIADRVFDILHGRIWAGHNILRFDCPRIREAFANIGRPAPEPKGTIDSLALLTQRFGRRAGNMKMATLAAYFGLGQQTHRSLDDVRLNLEVLKYCATVLFLESSLPDILTENSWVSPNATTRSRSVGKSSPEGSSMNINISNQTGDNHPITSLRTETTQEVSNLLETVESSTNRPEPFDMGPLINEVKNELLDQQDINMVEIPAQESPNSSLNASVTNNCNATMDFLQLDQVFIPYISASLVPLYRGSQRIKLLHKDVTLQLCCSHMKLRFGINTKFFDHAGRPRLNIVFDAPPKLCEVLDACDGLAKKLSLDSGSSSEWRPVVIRKQGFYNYATVRLHIQTAVCGDIAIYATEIYQRDPSGTEQGLVFSKFDASELGALFTRGMFMDVFFSLDPYDYQQSAGIRLVAKKLIIHSN, encoded by the exons ATGAGTCGGAGCGGCGAGGACCGGTTCGAGATCGCGTTCTTCGACGTGGAGACGACGGtgccgacccgacccggtcaGGGCTTCGCCTTATTGGAATTCGGATCCATCCTTGTTTGCCCCAGGAAGCTGATTGAGCTCGAGAGCTACTCCACTCTAATCCGACCCGCCGACCTCAATTCCATCAACTCCCTGTCCGTCCGCTGTAACGGCATTACCCGAGACGCCGTCATCGCCGCCCCGGGCTTCGATAAGATCGCCGATAGAGTTTTCGATATTCTCCATG GACGTATATGGGCCGGTCATAatatattgaggtttgattGCCCCCGGATTCGGGAGGCTTTTGCAAATATTGGTCGACCTGCACCAGAACCCAAAGGTACAATTGATTCTTTGGCTTTGTTGACTCAGCGATTTGGAAGGAGAGCTGGAAACATGAAG ATGGCCACTCTTGCAGCTTATTTTGGTCTTGGACAACAGACACACAg GAGTTTGGATGATGTTCGATTGAATCTTGAAGTACTCAAATATTGTGCTACAGTTTTATTCTTG GAGTCCAGCCTCCCGGACATATTAACAGAGAACAGCTGGGTTTCTCCAAATGCTACAACAAGAAGTCGAAGTGTTGGAAAGTCATCTCCTGAGGGGTCAAGCATGAACATAAATATTTCAAATCAAACAGGGGACAATCATCCAATAACATCTCTTAGGACTGAGACCACACAAGAAGTCTCTAATTTGCTTGAGACTGTCGAGTCCAGCACAAATCGACCAGAACCTTTTGACATGGGCCCACTTATCAACGAAGTGAAGAATGAGTTATTAGATCAGCAAGACATCAACATGGTGGAAATACCTGCACAAGAGTCTCCCAACAGTTCTCTCAATGCTTCTGTGACCAACAACTGTAATGCCACCATGGATTTTTTACAGCTCGATCAAGTTTTCATTCCTTATATCAGTGCTTCGCTTGTTCCATTGTATCGTGGGAGTCAAAGGATAAAGTTATTACACAAAGATGTCACTTTGCAGCTTTGCTGCAGTCATATGAAATTGCGTTTTGGAATCAATACGAAGTTTTTTGATCATGCTGGCCGACCACGACTGAATATTGTCTTtgatgcaccaccaaaattatGTGAAGTTCTTGATGCATGCGATGGCCTTGCAAAGAAGTTGTCTTTGGACTCTGGAAGTAGCTCTGAATGGAGGCCTGTTGTGATCCGCAAACAGGGCTTCTACAACTACGCTACTGTGAGATTGCA CATACAAACTGCAGTATGCGGAGACATTGCAATCTACGCCACAGAGATATATCAAAGAGACCCCTCTGGCACCGAGCAAGGGCTAGTCTTCTCTAAATTTGATGCTTCAGAACTTGGTGCCTTGTTCACCCGAGGGATGTTTATGGATGTGTTCTTCTCTTTGGATCCATATGACTATCAGCAGAGTGCAGGCATTCGGTTGGTGGCAAAGAAACTGATTATTCATTCCAATTGA
- the LOC112176446 gene encoding two-component response regulator-like APRR1, whose translation MTSQVNSQNNGTSIDRSQVKILLCDRNAESCEEVSTLLTACCYQVISVGSAVKVVDALNEEWSSIDIILAAVDLPIESSIEMLKYIMQDRHFKCIPVIMLSTNHESSFLLNFLRLGATDYLVRPLCIDEILNLWMHCWRQPKELDWLPQNNLQISSEDSSNIFVYNDTDEEFLENTMQTLCVSKRN comes from the exons ATGACAAGCCAAGTTAACAGCCAGAACAATGGAACTTCCATTGATCGTAGTCAAGTAAAAATTTTGTTGTGTGACCGCAACGCTGAGAGTTGTGAAGAGGTTTCGACCCTACTGACAGCATGCTGTTATCAGG TAATTTCGGTTGGCTCAGCTGTGAAGGTTGTGGATGCTCTCAATGAAGAGTGGTCTTCAATTGATATTATACTTGCTGCAGTTGACCTCCCAATAGAATCAAGCATTGAGATGCTGAAGTATATCATGCAAGATAGACATTTCAAATGTATTCCAGTGATCA TGCTGTCAACAAACCATGAGTCCTCTTTTCTTCTCAATTTCTTAAGATTGGGGGCAACTGATTACCTGGTCAGGCCATTATGCATCGATGAGATACTGAACTTGTGGATGCACTGCTGGAGGCAGCCTAAG GAACTTGACTGGTTGCCACAGAACAATTTGCAAATTTCAAGTGAAGACAGCAGCAATATCTTCGTCTATAATGACACAGATGAAGAGTTCCTAGAGAATACGATGCAAACGTTGTGTGTATCAAAAAGGAACTAG
- the LOC112176785 gene encoding two-component response regulator-like APRR1 isoform X2, with protein sequence MDMDPKELNLNKGPEGCGGGGGGEGFIDRSKVRILLCDNDESSSEEVLRLLLKCSYQVTSVKSPRQVIDALNAEGPDIDIILAEVDLPMRKGTRMLKYITRHRELRRIPVIMMSAQDEVSTVVKCLRLGAADYLVKPLRTNELLNLWTHMWRRRHMLGLAEKNVFSYDFDTVVSDPSDPTTNSFSDDTEEKSQKSANPEIPVSAATEPPLDDQLEFQSDVPEISDRQTGKFSSGPKKSELKIGGSSAFFTYVKSSTIENNSQVHTKDNGAERSRVEGKHPACSQQMVDESLQVDGNGEAWESYSQEDDFPTSNSIPDSLSLERSCTPPGSMELQHRKNHAEDRSSQVPAHPRNEPQHDVSRLPAHASYPYYMPRVVNQVMGSSSTQVYQKNLHDMPNHAAAAIMQHYSHLPHCPPHVNGMTSFSYYPLSICLQPGQMPNNHSWPSLGSSSASEVKLSKVDRREAALIKFRQKRKERCFDKKIRYVNRKRLAERRPRVRGQFVRKVNGVDVDLNGQPASLDDDEDDEDEKDDEELA encoded by the exons ATGGATATGGATCCTAAGGAGCTCAATTTGAACAAAGGACCTGAAGgttgcggcggcggcggcggtggtGAGGGGTTTATAGATAGGAGCAAGGTGAGGATTTTGCTCTGCGATAACGACGAGTCCAGCTCCGAAGAAGTTCTCAGGCTTCTTTTGAAATGCTCTTATCAAG TCACTTCGGTCAAGTCTCCTCGGCAGGTGATCGATGCATTGAATGCAGAGGGACCTGATATTGATATCATACTTGCCGAAGTCGACCTTCCAATGAGAAAAGGAACCAGAATGTTGAAGTACATCACACGGCATAGAGAGTTGAGGCGCATTCCTGTGATCA TGATGTCGGCACAGGATGAGGTCTCTACTGTTGTCAAGTGCCTGAGGCTTGGAGCGGCAGACTATCTTGTAAAGCCTTTACGAACTAATGAGCTTTTAAACTTGTGGACACACATGTGGAGAAGAAGACACATG CTTGGACTTGCAGAGAAGAACGTGTTTAGTTATGACTTTGATACAGTTGTATCAGATCCTAGTGATCCTACTACAAACTCATTCTCGGATGATACAGAAGAGAAGTCTCAGAAGAGTGCCAATCCAGAGATA ccTGTTTCTGCTGCCACGGAGCCTCCACTGGATGATCAATTAGAGTTTCAGAGTGATGTTCCAGAAATAAGTGACCGCCAAACTG GAAAGTTTTCATCTGGCCCAAAAAAGAGCGAACTAAAGATTGGGGGGTCATCTGCCTTCTTTACCTATGTCAAATCAAGCACAATTGAAAACAACTCCCAAGTCCATACAAAGGATAATGGTGCTGAGCGGTCAAGAGTGGAAGGGAAACATCCAGCATGTAGTCAACAAATGGTTGATGAGTCTCTCCAAGTAGATGGAAATGGAGAAGCATGGGAAAGCTATTCACAAGAAGATGACTTTCCAACCAGTAATAGTATCCCAGATTCTCTTTCATTGGAGAGGTCTTGCACCCCACCTGGTTCAATGGAACTTCAGCATCGGAAGAATCATGCGGAAGACAGATCCTCTCAGGTGCCTGCGCATCCTAGAAATGAACCTCAACACGATGTTTCTAGATTGCCTGCCCATGCTTCGTATCCATACTATATGCCGAGGGTTGTCAATCAGGTTATGGGGTCATCATCAACTCAAGTGTATCAAAAGAATCTGCACGACATGCCAAATCATGCCGCAGCAGCAATTATGCAACATTACAGTCATCTTCCACACTGCCCTCCACATGTTAATGGGATGACTTCATTCTCCTACTATCCGCTTAGTATATGCTTACAACCTGGTCAGATGCCTAACAATCATTCATGGCCATCCCTTGGAAGCTCATCTGCCAGTGAAGTGAAATTAAGTAAGGTTGACAGAAGAGAGGCAGCATTGATTAAATTTAGGCAGAAAAGAAAGGAGcgttgctttgataaaaagaTTAGGTATGTTAATCGAAAAAGACTTGCTGAAAGGAGGCCTCGTGTACGGGGACAATTTGTGAGGAAGGTAAATGGTGTAGATGTTGATCTCAATGGGCAACCTGCTTCTCTTGATGATGACGAGGATGATGAGGATGAGAAGGATGATGAGGAGCTTGCGTGA
- the LOC112176785 gene encoding two-component response regulator-like APRR1 isoform X1 codes for MDMDPKELNLNKGPEGCGGGGGGEGFIDRSKVRILLCDNDESSSEEVLRLLLKCSYQVTSVKSPRQVIDALNAEGPDIDIILAEVDLPMRKGTRMLKYITRHRELRRIPVIIFLLWLVMSAQDEVSTVVKCLRLGAADYLVKPLRTNELLNLWTHMWRRRHMLGLAEKNVFSYDFDTVVSDPSDPTTNSFSDDTEEKSQKSANPEIPVSAATEPPLDDQLEFQSDVPEISDRQTGKFSSGPKKSELKIGGSSAFFTYVKSSTIENNSQVHTKDNGAERSRVEGKHPACSQQMVDESLQVDGNGEAWESYSQEDDFPTSNSIPDSLSLERSCTPPGSMELQHRKNHAEDRSSQVPAHPRNEPQHDVSRLPAHASYPYYMPRVVNQVMGSSSTQVYQKNLHDMPNHAAAAIMQHYSHLPHCPPHVNGMTSFSYYPLSICLQPGQMPNNHSWPSLGSSSASEVKLSKVDRREAALIKFRQKRKERCFDKKIRYVNRKRLAERRPRVRGQFVRKVNGVDVDLNGQPASLDDDEDDEDEKDDEELA; via the exons ATGGATATGGATCCTAAGGAGCTCAATTTGAACAAAGGACCTGAAGgttgcggcggcggcggcggtggtGAGGGGTTTATAGATAGGAGCAAGGTGAGGATTTTGCTCTGCGATAACGACGAGTCCAGCTCCGAAGAAGTTCTCAGGCTTCTTTTGAAATGCTCTTATCAAG TCACTTCGGTCAAGTCTCCTCGGCAGGTGATCGATGCATTGAATGCAGAGGGACCTGATATTGATATCATACTTGCCGAAGTCGACCTTCCAATGAGAAAAGGAACCAGAATGTTGAAGTACATCACACGGCATAGAGAGTTGAGGCGCATTCCTGTGATCA TTTTTCTGCTTTGGTTAGTGATGTCGGCACAGGATGAGGTCTCTACTGTTGTCAAGTGCCTGAGGCTTGGAGCGGCAGACTATCTTGTAAAGCCTTTACGAACTAATGAGCTTTTAAACTTGTGGACACACATGTGGAGAAGAAGACACATG CTTGGACTTGCAGAGAAGAACGTGTTTAGTTATGACTTTGATACAGTTGTATCAGATCCTAGTGATCCTACTACAAACTCATTCTCGGATGATACAGAAGAGAAGTCTCAGAAGAGTGCCAATCCAGAGATA ccTGTTTCTGCTGCCACGGAGCCTCCACTGGATGATCAATTAGAGTTTCAGAGTGATGTTCCAGAAATAAGTGACCGCCAAACTG GAAAGTTTTCATCTGGCCCAAAAAAGAGCGAACTAAAGATTGGGGGGTCATCTGCCTTCTTTACCTATGTCAAATCAAGCACAATTGAAAACAACTCCCAAGTCCATACAAAGGATAATGGTGCTGAGCGGTCAAGAGTGGAAGGGAAACATCCAGCATGTAGTCAACAAATGGTTGATGAGTCTCTCCAAGTAGATGGAAATGGAGAAGCATGGGAAAGCTATTCACAAGAAGATGACTTTCCAACCAGTAATAGTATCCCAGATTCTCTTTCATTGGAGAGGTCTTGCACCCCACCTGGTTCAATGGAACTTCAGCATCGGAAGAATCATGCGGAAGACAGATCCTCTCAGGTGCCTGCGCATCCTAGAAATGAACCTCAACACGATGTTTCTAGATTGCCTGCCCATGCTTCGTATCCATACTATATGCCGAGGGTTGTCAATCAGGTTATGGGGTCATCATCAACTCAAGTGTATCAAAAGAATCTGCACGACATGCCAAATCATGCCGCAGCAGCAATTATGCAACATTACAGTCATCTTCCACACTGCCCTCCACATGTTAATGGGATGACTTCATTCTCCTACTATCCGCTTAGTATATGCTTACAACCTGGTCAGATGCCTAACAATCATTCATGGCCATCCCTTGGAAGCTCATCTGCCAGTGAAGTGAAATTAAGTAAGGTTGACAGAAGAGAGGCAGCATTGATTAAATTTAGGCAGAAAAGAAAGGAGcgttgctttgataaaaagaTTAGGTATGTTAATCGAAAAAGACTTGCTGAAAGGAGGCCTCGTGTACGGGGACAATTTGTGAGGAAGGTAAATGGTGTAGATGTTGATCTCAATGGGCAACCTGCTTCTCTTGATGATGACGAGGATGATGAGGATGAGAAGGATGATGAGGAGCTTGCGTGA